In Camelus ferus isolate YT-003-E chromosome 21, BCGSAC_Cfer_1.0, whole genome shotgun sequence, the DNA window CCCCAGGGCCCTCACACGTCCACTGTGAGTGAGCGAGGGAAACGCTGGGTGCTTTGAAACCCGAGGAGCAGGGTTCCTGCTACCTGACTGACCCTCAGCAAGGTGGCCCCCCACCTGGCCGAGCCCACAGGCCTGTGACGGGTGCGGCCGGGGCTCACCTGGGTGGCAATGATGTACTTGATGCCGCCAGGAGCGGGGTCCATGCCCAGCACAGCTTTAAGCTCGTCCGAGAGCAGGGCAGGCTCCACAGGCAGCCCCTGCAGAAACCTGGGAGAGAATGGCAGGCTGGCCCGGGGTCTGCAGACGCAGGTGTGCGGACAGGTGGCTCCAGGACGGAAGCCCCAGAGTGGCTGCGCGGCTTGGGCTGTGACTGCCACCAGGATGGGCTCTTGTGGGCTGACGCACAAGTGCTGCTTGCCCCGCCCTGAATACTCTTAGTGCCACCAGGCTGTCCACCCCAAGTGGTTGGTGGTACGCTTCATGTCACCTGTGTCTCACCACGTGTGCTAAGCACTGTGCAGGAACGCCAGAGGCCTGGTGGGGTCCCTGAGGGGAGGTTTCGGTGCTGCCCCCTTGCCCTGGCCTGTGGCTACTGCCACGCACGTTGGGTAGCAGAGCTTAAGAAAACACCTCAGTTCAAGCACAAACCTACAAACCACCCACAGGGTGACCAGGGCAATGAGCCCCCAGAGGGCACACCAGCCGGTCTGTCCTCGGTCCTGTGGTCTGTCCCATCTGGTGGGGATGTAGTATCCAGCCCCTCCCACTAGAAGGGGCACTGCCCCCTCACAGTGATGGACACAAGGACCCCACatgccccccacacccccaggggGCAGGTGTCCCCACGCTGAGAACAGGGCCCCTCAGAACAGCTGGAGAGAAGAAATGCAGACACTCTGCACAGAAGCCGCTGGCGGCGTGCGTGCacgtgggtgtgggtgtgggtgggctgggctgggcggagAAGCGTCCAGGTCACACGGAGGCGTCCTTGAGGATACACCGCCTGAGGTCTCCACGGGTCAACCCCCACCACAGCCTGAGGAGGAGAACCCacgcctcccacccctgcctcccggACAGCGGCCCACAACTCACTTGTCTCCATTCGACTCAGGTGGGAAGCTGTGCCTCACGGCAGCCACAAACTCAGCCACGGTCTCGTCCAGAGTGAAGATTACAGCATTGGGACCCGCGTCAAATGTGTAGGCCACCTGGAACCATGCGTTCAGCGTGACCAGGCGCCACAGCTCAGACCCGCTCCCAGGTGCCAGGCGAGCTCCCACCCACTCGGGACAAGGGGCTTGGACGTGGGGCCACGCAGCCGAATGAACCGCAGTGAGACAGAGCCCACCCGTGCCGGCCAGCCTGCCTTGGTGTGCCCGTGGAGGGCATTGAAGCGGTGCACCAGGTGGATGATGCGCCGAGACGTGTCATTGAGGTAGGAGATGGGCGGGAAGGTGTCCAGGCAGGTGGCGTGGAACTGGTTGCTGTCCTGCATGGTCAGCCGGCCGAAGGCCTGGAAGTCCCGCTCCCGGACACAGCGGGCCATCTCCACCATGCGGGCCGGCACCACCGCCTCGGCGCGGAACTGCAAGGCAGACAGTCTCCTAATGGCGTGGGCCCACTGGGGCTacggggctgaggggctgggctcccagggcccccagggagcGGCCCGCCCGCTGAGCGCGGCCTCACCCTGAGCAGGGGGCTAGTCTCCACGCTGGTCTGCATGCCCACGGTGCTGCCCGTCAGCTTCTTCCCGGCGCTCACCTGCCCCAAGGGAGAGATGGCCTGGACCGCGCCCTGAAGCCCCGCCCTCCCCACTCCTGCACCCCCAGCTCAGCCGGGCCAGCCAGAGGGGGCCCCTCGCTCCACAGCAGTCTCACTCACCACGAGGATGAGGACTCGGAGTTCGGGCCAGTGTGACTCAGGGGCCACCTGCCGGGCGATGCTGTCCTTCCCGTCAGCCCGCTCTCCCATCTGCCACTCCACGAAGCCGCCGTACAGGCTGCGGCAAGCGCTGCCCGAGCCCCTGCGGGCCACTTCCGAGAGGTCACTCTCCACCCCATAGACGCGGGCCAGGGTGTAGGCTGCAGGCACAGgagcaggcagggcagagaggctcAGACAGGCTGGGGTCCGTCCTGGGCTCAGAGCCATGGGAGAGAAGGAATCCCAGCTCCCAAGGTGGGCATCCCCCACGGTGGGCTCAGGCACTCAGGACTTAAAAGGAGCAGCTGCCCCGGAAGCCTGCTAGGGACCTGGGGGCCCGTGCCCGGGGGCCTGGGCAGGCAGAGCTCTCTGAGGAGCTCTGAGGGGTGGTGGTGTAGGGGGTTTGCTGGGTCACTGGTCTCAGGACTCTGAGAACGTGACCCCTACCGCCCATCGCTGTGG includes these proteins:
- the MVD gene encoding diphosphomevalonate decarboxylase — its product is MAAEKPVVAVTCTAPVNIAVIKYWGKRDEKLILPINSSLSVTLHQDQLKTTTTAAISRDFTEDRIWLNGREEDIGQPRLQACLKEIRRLACKRRSGSPEDPLPLSHSCKVHIASENNFPTAAGLASSAAGYACLAYTLARVYGVESDLSEVARRGSGSACRSLYGGFVEWQMGERADGKDSIARQVAPESHWPELRVLILVVSAGKKLTGSTVGMQTSVETSPLLRFRAEAVVPARMVEMARCVRERDFQAFGRLTMQDSNQFHATCLDTFPPISYLNDTSRRIIHLVHRFNALHGHTKVAYTFDAGPNAVIFTLDETVAEFVAAVRHSFPPESNGDKFLQGLPVEPALLSDELKAVLGMDPAPGGIKYIIATQVGPGPQVLDDPGARLLGPDGLPKPAA